Proteins encoded in a region of the Chryseobacterium piperi genome:
- the rimP gene encoding ribosome assembly cofactor RimP, translating into MEFRKQIEELLNEFLETRKDLFLIDLKFSAGDDITVILDGDNGVSLQDCLDASRAIEFNMDREEHDFSLQVMSAGLSEPLSTPRQFNKNLGRDIEVVLEDSSKIEGELSKVDEEKITLILRYRKPKDIGKGKVDVEEEKEIPYSEIKKALVAIKF; encoded by the coding sequence ATGGAGTTTAGAAAGCAAATTGAAGAATTATTAAATGAATTCCTTGAGACCAGAAAAGATTTATTTCTTATTGATTTAAAGTTTTCTGCAGGGGATGATATTACAGTGATTTTAGATGGGGATAATGGAGTTTCTTTGCAAGACTGTCTTGATGCAAGTCGTGCTATAGAATTCAATATGGATCGTGAAGAGCATGATTTTAGCCTTCAGGTAATGTCTGCCGGATTAAGTGAACCATTGTCAACTCCAAGACAATTTAATAAAAATTTGGGAAGAGATATTGAGGTTGTACTTGAAGACTCTTCTAAAATAGAAGGTGAATTGTCAAAAGTAGATGAAGAGAAAATCACACTTATTTTACGTTACCGAAAACCAAAAGATATTGGAAAGGGTAAAGTAGATGTGGAAGAGGAAAAGGAAATTCCTTACTCTGAGATTAAAAAAGCATTAGTAGCAATTAAATTTTAA
- the rfbA gene encoding glucose-1-phosphate thymidylyltransferase RfbA yields MKGIILAGGSGTRLYPLTIAVSKQLMPVYDKPMIYYPLSTLLLAGIKDILIITTPHDQEGFIKLLGDGSQIGCNIEYVVQPIPDGLAQAFILGDSFIGNNSAALVLGDNIFYGSEMGTLLKNKTNPNGGVVFAYHVSDPERYGVVEFDQELKAVSIEEKPTHPKSNYAVPGLYFYDNEVVEIAKNIQPSARGELEITDVNNVYLKKGKLEVGVLDRGTAWLDTGTFDSLHDASEFVSVIEKRQGFKIGCIEEIAFRNKFINEEKLLETALKYGKSGYGEYLKKLVGK; encoded by the coding sequence ATGAAAGGTATCATACTTGCCGGAGGTTCCGGAACAAGACTCTATCCCCTTACCATTGCTGTAAGTAAGCAGTTGATGCCGGTTTATGATAAACCGATGATCTACTACCCTCTTTCAACATTATTATTAGCGGGAATAAAAGATATACTTATTATTACAACTCCTCATGATCAGGAAGGCTTTATTAAGCTTTTAGGTGATGGCTCCCAAATTGGATGCAATATAGAATATGTTGTACAGCCAATTCCGGATGGTCTTGCACAAGCATTTATTTTAGGAGATTCATTCATTGGGAACAATTCGGCAGCCCTGGTATTAGGTGATAATATTTTCTATGGGTCAGAAATGGGAACATTACTGAAAAATAAAACCAATCCAAACGGTGGTGTTGTTTTTGCTTATCACGTTTCTGATCCTGAAAGATATGGTGTTGTTGAATTTGATCAAGAGCTTAAAGCTGTATCTATTGAAGAGAAGCCTACTCATCCAAAATCAAATTATGCTGTTCCAGGTCTATATTTTTATGATAATGAAGTAGTTGAAATTGCTAAAAACATACAACCTTCCGCACGAGGTGAGCTTGAAATCACAGATGTTAATAATGTTTATCTAAAAAAAGGTAAACTTGAAGTGGGTGTTTTAGATAGAGGAACTGCCTGGTTGGACACCGGAACATTTGATTCTCTTCACGATGCATCAGAGTTTGTAAGCGTTATTGAAAAAAGACAAGGCTTTAAAATTGGATGTATCGAGGAAATTGCTTTCAGGAATAAGTTCATTAATGAAGAAAAACTATTGGAAACTGCGCTAAAGTATGGAAAAAGCGGATATGGTGAGTATTTAAAAAAACTCGTCGGCAAATAA
- the nusA gene encoding transcription termination factor NusA, protein MDNIALIESFGDFKDEKGISKIDLMAIIEDSLKTLLRKRFDSDDHFDVIVNPDKGDFQIFLNKTIVEDEMSEDDDLEIEISEAKKIDPTFEVGEDFTMEIPVAQLGRRNILTLKQILATKLQEHNNAMLYEQFRDRIGEIVVGEIHHIRHKHVILLDDEGNEFILPKENQIPSDFFKKGENIRAIVETVDFKGSKPQIIISRTAPKFLEKLLELEIPEIQDGTIMLKKVVRIPGEKAKIAVDAYDDRIDPVGACVGVKGSRIHGVVRELKNENIDVIQWSKNPEILVKRALGNVTINKIDINENSSYALVYTPVEEISKVIGKQGQNIRLASWLTGYEIDVYRESSEDDDVELREFNDDIEQWILDEFKKVGLTTAKSVLDKDTESLLNMVDLEEETIEDVKRILREEFED, encoded by the coding sequence ATGGATAATATAGCGTTGATTGAATCCTTTGGTGATTTTAAAGACGAAAAAGGGATCAGTAAGATTGATCTTATGGCAATTATTGAAGACTCACTGAAAACTCTTTTGAGAAAAAGATTTGATTCAGATGATCATTTTGATGTGATTGTGAATCCTGATAAAGGAGATTTTCAGATATTTTTAAATAAAACAATTGTAGAAGATGAAATGTCGGAAGATGATGATTTGGAAATTGAAATTTCTGAAGCAAAGAAAATCGACCCGACTTTTGAAGTAGGAGAAGATTTCACAATGGAAATTCCTGTTGCGCAGTTAGGAAGAAGAAATATCTTAACTTTGAAACAGATTTTAGCTACAAAATTACAAGAGCATAACAATGCAATGTTGTATGAGCAGTTTAGAGATAGAATTGGAGAAATTGTTGTAGGAGAGATTCACCATATTCGTCACAAGCATGTAATTTTGCTGGATGATGAAGGTAATGAATTTATATTGCCAAAAGAAAATCAGATTCCTTCAGACTTCTTTAAAAAAGGAGAGAACATCAGAGCTATTGTGGAAACAGTAGACTTTAAAGGCTCTAAGCCACAAATTATTATTTCAAGAACTGCACCTAAATTTCTGGAGAAATTATTAGAACTTGAAATTCCTGAAATCCAGGATGGAACGATTATGCTGAAAAAAGTAGTAAGAATTCCTGGAGAGAAAGCAAAAATTGCAGTAGATGCTTATGATGACAGAATTGATCCTGTAGGAGCTTGTGTGGGAGTTAAAGGATCCAGAATTCATGGTGTTGTCAGAGAGTTGAAAAATGAAAATATTGATGTTATTCAGTGGTCTAAAAATCCTGAAATTTTAGTGAAAAGAGCATTAGGAAATGTTACGATCAATAAAATTGACATCAACGAGAACAGTAGTTATGCATTAGTTTATACACCTGTAGAAGAGATTTCTAAAGTAATTGGAAAGCAAGGTCAGAATATCAGACTCGCTTCTTGGTTGACAGGATATGAAATCGATGTGTATAGAGAATCTAGCGAGGATGACGATGTTGAATTAAGAGAATTTAATGACGATATCGAGCAGTGGATTTTGGATGAATTTAAGAAAGTAGGTCTTACTACTGCGAAATCGGTATTAGATAAAGATACTGAAAGTCTTTTAAACATGGTAGACTTGGAAGAGGAAACTATTGAAGATGTAAAGCGCATTCTGAGAGAAGAATTTGAAGATTAA
- a CDS encoding ABC transporter ATP-binding protein — translation MKKDKEILVSVQNVSKKFSKNLKKSLKYGASDIIRSTLGLSINKELRPQEFWAVSDVSFELRRGECIGLIGHNGAGKSTLLKVLNGLYTPDKGQIIMKGKIGALIELGAGFNPILTGRENIYNNASILGFTKKEVEDKMQSIIDFSEIRDFIDTSVQNYSSGMKVRLGFAVAAHLEPDILIIDEVLAVGDLGFVLKCFSKIDELLPHTAVIFVSHSMPMISRICNEIILMDHGKVEYQGKEIGKGIQLYYNKFSNNSQNKVYDDETFALSAVQTDLLNNQIHRHQDFSLTFEFKINKPFTELPMLYMEFKDKEQKPIAGIFVKEYKENIDQATKITYKTVIKNPLFTLGKYILDVGLYEPTTESPYLRINNILEFMVSGEKEQWIPFELDSENIITLH, via the coding sequence ATGAAAAAAGATAAAGAAATATTAGTATCAGTACAAAATGTATCTAAAAAATTCAGTAAAAACCTGAAAAAGTCACTTAAATATGGAGCTTCGGATATTATCCGTAGTACACTGGGATTATCAATAAATAAAGAACTCCGTCCACAAGAATTTTGGGCAGTAAGCGACGTCAGCTTTGAGCTAAGAAGAGGGGAATGTATTGGTCTGATTGGTCATAATGGAGCTGGAAAATCTACACTTTTAAAAGTTCTTAACGGCTTATATACACCTGATAAAGGACAGATTATAATGAAAGGAAAAATAGGAGCCCTAATAGAATTAGGCGCTGGCTTTAATCCAATACTTACAGGTAGGGAAAATATATATAACAATGCCTCTATTTTAGGATTTACTAAAAAAGAAGTTGAGGATAAAATGCAGTCTATAATCGATTTTTCAGAGATAAGAGATTTTATAGACACATCTGTACAAAATTACTCTTCAGGAATGAAAGTACGTTTGGGATTTGCTGTTGCAGCCCATCTTGAACCGGATATATTGATCATCGATGAGGTATTAGCAGTTGGGGATCTAGGCTTTGTTTTAAAATGTTTTAGTAAAATTGATGAATTACTCCCCCATACCGCTGTTATCTTTGTATCTCATAGCATGCCAATGATATCAAGGATATGTAATGAAATAATCCTAATGGATCATGGTAAAGTTGAATACCAAGGAAAAGAAATAGGAAAAGGAATACAACTTTATTACAATAAATTTTCAAACAATAGTCAAAATAAAGTGTATGATGATGAAACTTTTGCATTAAGTGCTGTGCAAACAGATCTTTTAAATAACCAAATACATCGTCATCAGGACTTCAGCCTCACTTTCGAATTCAAAATTAACAAGCCTTTCACAGAATTACCTATGTTATATATGGAGTTCAAGGATAAAGAACAAAAACCAATTGCAGGAATTTTTGTAAAAGAATATAAAGAGAATATAGATCAAGCCACAAAAATCACTTACAAAACTGTGATTAAAAATCCTCTTTTTACACTTGGAAAATATATCCTGGATGTAGGATTATATGAACCCACTACAGAATCACCTTATCTTCGGATTAACAACATTCTTGAATTTATGGTAAGTGGAGAAAAAGAGCAATGGATACCATTTGAGCTCGATAGTGAAAATATCATAACTTTACACTAA
- the rfbB gene encoding dTDP-glucose 4,6-dehydratase, translating into MKNIIITGGAGFIGSHVVREFVKNNPDVKIINLDALTYAGNLENLKDIENEPNYVFEKADITKPEELRPVFEKYRPDAVIHLAAESHVDRSITDPMAFINTNVNGTANLLNLCKEFWTLNPDHTHGRFPNEPRKNLFYHVSTDEVYGSLGETGFFLETTSYDPQSPYSASKAASDHLVRSYGNTYGMPFIVSNCSNNYGPNHFPEKLIPLCISNIINERPLPIYGDGKYTRDWLFVIDHAKAIHQIFNEAKTGETYNIGGFNEWQNIDLVKELITQMDAKLGKPAGYSEKLITFVKDRPGHDKRYAIDATKLNHDLGWKPSVTFEEGLGKTIEWYLDNKEWLENVTSGDYQKYYETQYN; encoded by the coding sequence ATGAAAAATATAATTATTACAGGAGGAGCCGGTTTCATCGGCTCACATGTTGTAAGAGAATTCGTAAAAAATAATCCGGATGTTAAGATCATCAACCTAGATGCTCTTACTTATGCCGGAAATTTAGAAAACTTAAAGGATATCGAAAACGAGCCTAATTATGTTTTCGAAAAAGCTGACATCACAAAACCTGAAGAATTAAGACCGGTTTTTGAAAAGTACAGACCAGACGCAGTAATACATTTAGCAGCAGAAAGCCATGTTGATAGAAGTATAACAGATCCCATGGCATTTATCAATACCAATGTCAATGGTACAGCTAATCTTCTTAATCTATGCAAAGAGTTCTGGACATTAAATCCAGATCACACTCATGGAAGATTTCCAAATGAGCCTCGAAAAAATTTGTTCTATCATGTATCAACTGATGAAGTTTACGGAAGCTTAGGCGAGACAGGTTTTTTTCTAGAAACAACATCATATGATCCGCAGTCTCCATATTCTGCTTCTAAAGCAGCCTCTGATCATTTAGTAAGATCATATGGAAATACCTATGGAATGCCTTTTATTGTATCAAACTGTTCCAACAATTACGGCCCTAATCACTTTCCGGAAAAATTGATTCCACTTTGTATTTCTAATATCATTAATGAAAGACCATTACCAATTTATGGTGATGGAAAATATACAAGAGACTGGCTATTTGTCATTGATCACGCCAAAGCAATTCATCAAATATTTAACGAAGCAAAAACAGGGGAAACTTACAATATAGGAGGTTTTAACGAATGGCAGAATATTGATTTAGTGAAAGAACTTATCACGCAAATGGATGCAAAACTTGGTAAACCTGCAGGCTATTCTGAAAAATTAATCACTTTTGTAAAAGACAGACCAGGACACGACAAGCGCTACGCTATTGATGCAACCAAACTTAATCACGATTTAGGATGGAAGCCATCTGTAACATTTGAGGAAGGTTTAGGAAAAACAATTGAATGGTATCTTGATAATAAAGAGTGGCTAGAAAATGTCACAAGTGGAGATTATCAGAAGTATTACGAAACACAATATAATTAA
- a CDS encoding ABC transporter permease, with product MKTVVYTSDKKTHFFQELKSIYRDIKSSNFLAYQMTKRDIQSQHRQSLLGFFWILAPVIINSLIWLFLNGSGVVNVNIPGGIPYPVFVILGTTIWNIFAEAVQTPINSVNAGRAIISKINFPKEALLMKGLYTTLFNLAIKMIPVIGVLIVYQIVPSWNLLLFPFYIIALIIFAFAIGIIITPLGLIYTDISKVLTTGVPFLMYLTPVVFATPRVGFFKVLFKLNPLTYLINDTRNTLVGVEVQSLVFAIILTAISFIVLLIGLVIFRKSMPIVIEKIGG from the coding sequence TTGAAAACCGTAGTTTACACATCTGATAAAAAAACACATTTTTTCCAAGAGCTCAAATCAATTTACAGAGATATTAAATCCTCTAATTTTTTAGCCTATCAAATGACTAAAAGAGATATACAATCTCAACATAGGCAATCTTTATTAGGGTTCTTTTGGATATTAGCACCGGTAATTATCAATTCTCTAATCTGGCTATTTTTAAATGGCTCTGGAGTAGTAAATGTAAATATACCAGGAGGAATACCTTATCCTGTTTTTGTTATTTTAGGCACCACAATATGGAATATCTTTGCCGAAGCAGTCCAGACTCCGATAAACTCAGTAAATGCAGGAAGAGCAATTATTTCCAAAATAAACTTCCCAAAAGAAGCCTTATTAATGAAAGGGTTGTACACTACTCTTTTCAATTTAGCGATAAAAATGATACCTGTTATTGGCGTTTTAATTGTATACCAGATTGTACCTTCATGGAATTTGCTTCTTTTTCCTTTTTATATTATAGCCTTAATAATTTTTGCTTTTGCTATTGGAATAATTATTACTCCTTTAGGATTAATCTATACAGATATAAGTAAAGTACTCACTACTGGAGTTCCTTTTTTAATGTATCTGACACCCGTTGTATTTGCCACACCTAGAGTAGGATTTTTTAAAGTCTTGTTCAAACTAAATCCTTTAACCTATCTGATTAATGATACTAGAAATACATTAGTGGGAGTAGAAGTACAATCTTTGGTATTCGCAATCATTTTAACAGCTATCAGCTTTATTGTTTTATTAATCGGCTTGGTTATTTTCAGAAAATCAATGCCGATAGTTATTGAGAAAATTGGAGGATAA
- a CDS encoding UDP-glucose dehydrogenase family protein: MNITIVGTGYVGLVTGTTLAELGNSVYCVDIDEKKVEGMKNGIVPIYEPNLEEMFHRNIQSQRLFFTTNLKEALDKSEVVYLALPTPPGEDGSADLSYVLKVANDIGEMMTEYKVFVNKSTVPVGTADKVKEVISSKTSIPFDVVSNPEFLREGFAVEDSMNPARVVVGSGSERAKEIMSKIYQPFTNTGIPIIFMDEKSSELTKYAANSFLAVKITFMNEIANYCEKVGADVDKVRLGMGSDDRIGHRFLFPGIGYGGSCFPKDVKALIKSGKQEDFNFQILEATENVNIAQKVILVSEIEKYFNGNLKGKKIAIWGLAFKANTDDIREASSLDNINLLLKKGAEIIAYDLVAEANVQKLMGDQIQYAKTMYEALEGADALFIATEWPEFKNPNFELMAKKMNNKAIFDGRNMYPLEIPEQNGFYYKSIGRKTISK; this comes from the coding sequence TTGAATATAACAATTGTAGGAACAGGTTATGTAGGACTGGTTACAGGAACCACCCTGGCGGAACTTGGCAATTCAGTATACTGTGTTGATATTGATGAAAAAAAAGTAGAAGGAATGAAAAATGGCATTGTTCCCATTTACGAGCCGAATCTTGAGGAAATGTTCCATAGAAACATTCAATCTCAAAGATTATTTTTCACCACTAATTTAAAAGAAGCTCTGGACAAGAGCGAAGTAGTCTATCTTGCACTACCTACTCCTCCCGGAGAAGATGGCTCAGCAGATCTTTCCTATGTATTGAAGGTGGCTAATGACATTGGAGAAATGATGACTGAATACAAGGTCTTTGTTAATAAAAGTACAGTCCCTGTAGGAACAGCAGATAAAGTAAAAGAAGTAATATCTTCAAAAACAAGTATCCCATTTGACGTAGTTTCTAATCCCGAATTTTTGAGAGAAGGTTTTGCAGTAGAAGACTCCATGAATCCTGCAAGAGTAGTAGTCGGATCAGGTTCAGAGAGAGCAAAGGAAATCATGTCTAAAATTTACCAGCCCTTTACCAATACAGGAATCCCTATCATTTTTATGGATGAAAAATCCTCTGAACTTACTAAATATGCAGCCAATTCTTTTTTAGCAGTGAAAATCACATTTATGAATGAGATTGCCAACTACTGTGAAAAAGTTGGAGCAGATGTAGACAAGGTAAGACTGGGAATGGGAAGTGATGACAGAATAGGACACCGTTTCTTATTTCCGGGAATAGGATATGGAGGAAGCTGTTTCCCAAAAGATGTAAAAGCTTTAATAAAATCCGGAAAACAGGAAGACTTTAATTTCCAGATCCTAGAAGCAACTGAAAATGTAAATATTGCTCAAAAAGTAATTCTCGTTTCAGAAATTGAAAAATATTTTAATGGGAATCTAAAAGGAAAAAAAATCGCTATATGGGGATTGGCTTTTAAAGCTAACACCGATGATATAAGAGAAGCATCTTCTTTAGACAATATTAATTTATTACTGAAGAAAGGAGCAGAGATTATTGCTTACGACCTGGTTGCGGAAGCCAATGTTCAAAAATTAATGGGAGACCAGATTCAATATGCAAAAACAATGTACGAAGCTTTAGAAGGAGCAGATGCATTATTTATTGCAACAGAATGGCCAGAATTTAAAAACCCGAATTTCGAATTAATGGCTAAAAAAATGAACAATAAAGCTATTTTCGACGGAAGAAATATGTACCCATTAGAAATACCTGAGCAAAATGGATTTTACTATAAGAGTATAGGAAGAAAAACAATCTCCAAATAA
- the infB gene encoding translation initiation factor IF-2: MPKIRLNKAVKEFNISMSRLVEFLQSRGFEVESNPNAQLEEAAYSALEAEFAKDGEQRKASHEVVITKVPEEKLEIEEKKTPEVIRAKANKPETKILGKIDLDSKKPEVEETPEVPVVPVAPIEEKKEEIIPEPEVKSTPEKQEFKVLDKIDLSQIESRNRPVKKDKPKVEEKKAEEKPIEVVKETPKPVVETETKPVVEVKEEPQKNDDQPQEPQKIETVYQKLDGPKIVGEKIDLTQFAPKPNSGAKKKRKRIEKPGGGPNQQNSGNNQQSGNNNQGGQGNRPQGQGGPGGNRPQGQGGQGNRPQGQGGPGGNRPYGNNQGNRPPGQGGGFKKGPNNRPGQRTMPVELTDEQVKNQIKETLEKLTNKGGKSKSAKHRKDKRTFRREQDERQQEIDAQDRTLKVTEFITVGELASLMNVSPTEVISACFSLGVMVTMNQRLEADTLLLVADEFGYKIEFSDADLEEIEAEEDMDTEEDLSPRAPIVTVMGHVDHGKTSLLDYIRKTNVIAGESGGITQHIGAYNVKLENGQRITFLDTPGHEAFTAMRARGAQITDIAIIVIAADDDVMPQTREAISHAQAAGVPMIIALNKVDRPSANPDNVRQQLSGMNILVEEWGGNVQSQEISAKFGNNMDVLLEKVLLQAEMLDLKANPDRNAQGVVIEASLDKGRGYVATMLVQSGTLKVGDYVLAGKNHGKVKAMLDERGRNLTEAGPSIPVTILGLDGAPTAGDKFKVYEDESEAKTIANKREQLQRELSIRTKKHTTLEELGRRIALGEFRELNIILKGDVDGSVEALSDQLQRLSTEEINVNILHKGVGQITESDVNLATASDAIIIGFNVRAGGNAKELADKEEIEIRTYSVIYAAIEEVKEAMEGMLSPEIKEQVIGNVEIREVFKISKVGSIAGCMVLSGKVTRNSKVRVLRDGIVKFDGELESLKRFKDDVKEVTKGYECGLNLKGYNDIEIGDILEVYEEVAVKKKLK; the protein is encoded by the coding sequence ATGCCAAAAATAAGATTAAATAAAGCGGTTAAGGAATTCAACATTTCGATGTCCAGATTAGTAGAGTTTTTACAGTCAAGGGGTTTCGAAGTTGAAAGCAATCCTAACGCTCAATTAGAAGAAGCGGCATATTCTGCATTGGAAGCTGAGTTTGCTAAGGATGGCGAACAACGTAAAGCTTCCCATGAGGTGGTGATCACAAAGGTTCCGGAAGAAAAGCTGGAGATTGAAGAAAAGAAAACCCCTGAAGTAATAAGAGCTAAAGCTAATAAACCAGAAACTAAAATCTTAGGTAAAATAGATTTGGATTCTAAAAAACCTGAAGTTGAGGAAACTCCTGAGGTACCTGTAGTTCCTGTGGCACCGATTGAAGAGAAGAAAGAAGAGATCATACCGGAACCTGAAGTTAAATCAACTCCCGAAAAACAGGAATTTAAAGTTTTGGATAAAATAGATCTATCTCAAATAGAATCGAGAAATAGACCAGTTAAAAAAGATAAACCAAAAGTGGAGGAGAAAAAAGCTGAAGAAAAACCAATTGAAGTTGTGAAAGAAACTCCAAAACCAGTTGTTGAAACTGAAACTAAACCAGTTGTTGAGGTAAAAGAAGAACCTCAGAAAAATGATGATCAACCTCAAGAGCCTCAGAAAATTGAGACAGTTTATCAAAAATTAGATGGTCCTAAAATTGTCGGAGAAAAAATTGATTTAACTCAATTTGCTCCGAAGCCTAATTCTGGTGCAAAAAAGAAAAGAAAGAGAATTGAAAAACCAGGGGGTGGTCCTAACCAACAAAACTCTGGTAATAATCAACAATCTGGAAATAATAACCAAGGTGGACAAGGAAACCGCCCTCAAGGTCAAGGTGGTCCTGGAGGAAACCGTCCTCAGGGGCAAGGTGGACAAGGAAACCGTCCTCAAGGTCAGGGTGGTCCTGGAGGAAACCGTCCATATGGTAACAATCAAGGAAATCGTCCGCCAGGTCAGGGTGGTGGCTTTAAAAAAGGTCCTAATAACAGACCAGGTCAAAGAACAATGCCTGTTGAGTTAACAGATGAACAAGTTAAAAACCAAATTAAGGAAACTCTTGAAAAGTTAACCAATAAAGGAGGTAAATCTAAATCTGCTAAACACAGAAAAGATAAAAGAACATTCCGTAGAGAGCAGGATGAACGTCAGCAAGAGATCGATGCTCAAGACAGAACATTAAAGGTTACTGAGTTCATTACTGTAGGTGAGTTGGCTAGTTTAATGAATGTTTCCCCTACAGAGGTTATTTCTGCTTGTTTCTCATTAGGTGTTATGGTTACCATGAACCAAAGATTGGAAGCTGATACTTTATTATTGGTTGCAGATGAATTTGGTTATAAAATAGAATTCTCAGATGCTGATCTTGAAGAAATAGAGGCTGAAGAGGATATGGATACAGAGGAGGATCTTTCTCCAAGAGCACCTATTGTAACGGTAATGGGTCACGTAGATCACGGTAAAACGTCTTTACTTGACTACATCAGAAAAACAAATGTTATTGCTGGTGAGTCAGGAGGTATTACACAGCATATTGGAGCATACAATGTAAAATTAGAAAACGGACAAAGAATAACATTCTTAGATACACCAGGTCACGAAGCGTTTACAGCGATGAGAGCCAGAGGTGCTCAGATCACGGATATTGCAATTATTGTAATTGCTGCAGACGATGATGTAATGCCTCAAACAAGAGAAGCAATTTCTCACGCGCAGGCTGCAGGTGTACCAATGATTATTGCGTTGAATAAAGTTGATAGACCGTCAGCAAATCCTGATAACGTTCGTCAACAACTTTCTGGGATGAATATCTTAGTAGAAGAATGGGGAGGAAATGTTCAGTCACAGGAAATTTCAGCTAAGTTTGGTAATAATATGGATGTTTTATTGGAAAAAGTATTACTTCAGGCTGAAATGCTTGACTTAAAGGCTAATCCAGATAGAAATGCACAAGGGGTTGTTATTGAAGCTTCGTTAGATAAAGGAAGAGGATATGTTGCTACCATGTTAGTACAATCAGGAACTTTGAAAGTTGGAGATTATGTACTTGCAGGTAAAAACCACGGTAAGGTTAAAGCAATGCTTGATGAAAGAGGCAGAAATCTTACAGAAGCTGGTCCTTCGATTCCGGTAACTATTTTAGGTCTTGATGGAGCGCCTACGGCAGGTGATAAGTTTAAAGTATATGAAGATGAAAGTGAAGCGAAAACTATTGCTAATAAGAGAGAGCAGCTTCAGAGAGAACTTTCGATAAGAACTAAAAAGCATACTACTCTTGAAGAATTGGGTAGAAGGATTGCTCTTGGTGAGTTTAGAGAATTAAACATTATCCTTAAAGGAGATGTGGATGGTTCTGTTGAGGCATTATCAGATCAGTTACAAAGACTTTCTACTGAAGAAATCAACGTAAATATCTTGCATAAAGGGGTAGGTCAGATTACAGAATCTGATGTTAACCTTGCTACTGCTTCAGATGCTATTATTATAGGATTTAATGTAAGAGCTGGTGGTAATGCAAAAGAACTTGCAGATAAAGAAGAGATTGAAATCAGAACGTATTCTGTCATCTATGCTGCTATCGAAGAAGTGAAAGAAGCAATGGAGGGAATGCTTTCTCCTGAAATTAAAGAACAGGTTATTGGTAATGTTGAGATTAGAGAAGTATTCAAAATTTCTAAAGTCGGAAGTATTGCCGGATGTATGGTTCTTTCAGGAAAAGTAACAAGAAACTCAAAAGTAAGAGTTTTGAGAGATGGAATCGTTAAATTTGATGGAGAACTTGAAAGTTTGAAACGTTTTAAAGATGATGTGAAGGAAGTAACTAAAGGTTACGAATGTGGACTGAATTTAAAAGGATATAATGATATTGAAATTGGCGATATTCTTGAAGTTTACGAAGAAGTTGCAGTGAAGAAGAAATTGAAATAA